CCACAGCCGAAAACCCGCTGAAGACGAAGTCACGCTCCAGATAAAGCGTGTCGTCCAGATCAAAAACGATGAGGTTATTCAGTGAAGACGGCATCGTCATATCTCAGCATTGTCACCCCGTCCCGCCAATCATCATGCGCCGCGCACGCCCCATGAGTTGTTTCCTGAACCAACCAATCCACAAAGCGCGCGCCCGCATGATGCGCAAGCGGATATCCTCCACCAAACCGGGCATTGATTTCGATGATCTGCGGACCGGATTTCGTATCGTCTATCACTTGAAAGCAAAGCACACCGCGCGCGCCCGGCAGCGCCTGATGCACGCGCTCCGCCAACAGACGCAGGTCATCGCGGCGTGTGGTGCGGCCCTTTTCCACCTCGCCCGCGCGGATTTGCAGGCGCTCATGCGGCACCACACAGCGCAAGGCGCCATTCCTGTCAATGAACATATTGATCGTGTATTCCGAACCGCTGAGAACCGGCTGAAACATCATCGGCTCATGGAAGCTGTCCGGCAGGTCATCTATGTCTTCGTAGACGCCCAACCCACGGCTTGCGCTGCCACCCACGGGTTTTCCGAATAGCGGCCATCCAAGACGATCCGGCTCGGCCCGAAGCTCCGCCTCATTGATTGTGGCGGGAACCGGTGCGCCGACAGATCGCAGCGCGCTCATCGTCTTCACCTTGTCGCGGACGACCGAGATGACATTTGGCGGGGACACATGAACATACGCGCCTGCCTCCGCCAACCGGGCCGCAGCGTCTGCATATGCCGCAAGTTCCGTATCGATGGTCGGCACGATCAAACGAATGCCATTTTGCCTGACGATCTCCTCCACCCGGTCAATAAAATCAGGGTCGCCACAACGGGGCACATTGTGGGCATGGTCTGACAACAGGCAAGCGGCGGACAGGTCAGGCTGCATGTCGCAGCCATGCACCACAACCCTGCCTGCACCGACATCCGCCTGCTGAAACGCCTGCACCAATGCGCCGCGACGACCCGCGGAGGAGATCAGCACAGGGATATCAGCCCCCCCGGTCATCCGCCGATGTCGTAATATTCGCGGAACCAGTCGACATAGGCTTTTGCCCCCTCGCGAACCGATGTCTGGGGGGCATAGCCCGTCAGACGCCGGAGCAACGTCGTATCTGCCCAAGTCGCAGGGACATCGCCGGGCTGCATCGGCATCATGTTCTTGATCGCCTCACGCCCCGCAGCAGCCTCAATCGCTGAGATGAAATCGAGAAGCTGCACCGAGTCGCCATTCCCGATATTCAGCGCCCGCCACGGCGCAACTGGCGACAAACTATCCCCGTCCACTATCTCTTCAGGCTGACCGGGCCGCACAGGCGGGACATCGATCAGCAGCCGTATCGCCCTGACGAGATCGGTGACATAGGTGAAATCGCGGCGCATATCGCCGTGATTGAACACCTTGATCGGGCGACCTTCCATAATCGCACTGGTGAACAGATAGGGTGCCATGTCCGGCCTGCCCCAAGGTCCGTAGACGGTGAAAAAACGGAACATGGTTGTCGGAATATCAAACAGATGGGCATAGCTGTGCGCCATAACCTCGTTCGATTTCTTGGTCGCCGCATAGAAAGACATCTGCGTATCGACCTTATCGGTTTCGCGATACGGCATCTGCGTATTCGCGCCATATACGGAACTGGTCGACGCCATCAGCAAATGCTTCGGCTTATGCGCCCGGGCGGCTTCCAGCAATTCGAAACTGCCGAGCAGGTTCGCCTCTACATAGGCTCGCGGGTTTTCGATCGAATATCGCACGCCCGCCTGTGCTGCCAGATGAACGACCGCATCGGGCTGATGGGATGCAAACGCCTCCATCAACAGTCCCGGCTGTTCGACTTTGCCGCGGATTGACGTGTAGGCCTTACGCTCCTTCAACCGGGTTTCCCGCGCCGCCTTGAGCGCCGGATCGTAGTAGTCGTTATGGCTGTCGATCCCGACCACCTCATGACCCTCTGACAAGAGAAGGTCGGAGAGGTGGTAGCCGATGAACCCGGCGGCTCCGGTGACAAGAACGCGCATCAATCTATACCATACAGATCGCGGGTGAACACCTTGTCCGCAACGCTTGCGATATCCGCGTGCAGGCGATTGGCGAGGATGACATCGCTTTCTGCCTTGAATTTCTCCAGATCGCGTTCAACCCGGCTTTTGAAAAAATCGTCTTCCTTCAGCACCGGCTCATAAACGATGCACTCGATCCCCTTGGCCTTGATCCGCTTCATGATGCCCTGAATGGAGCTGTCGCGGAAGTTGTCGGAACCCGCCTTCATCACCAGACGATATACACCAACGACATTCGGTCTTTTGTCGATGATCTTGTCTGCAATGAAATCCTTCCGGGTCCGGTTCGATTCCACAATCGCGGCGATCAGATTCTGCGGCACCTGATCGTAATTCGCCAGAAGCTGTTTTGTGTCCTTCGGCAGGCAATAGCCGCCATAGCCGAAACTCGGATTGTTGTAGTGATCGCCGATACGCGGGTCGAGGCTGACGCCCGATATGATTTCCCGCGTCGAAAGCCCATGCGCGATGGCATAGCTGTCGAGTTCGTTGAAATAGGCGACCCGCATGGCAAGGAAGGTGTTGGAAAAAAGCTTGATCGCCTCCGCCTCCACAGCGCCGGTGAACAGCACAGGCATGTTGTTGCGAATTGCGCCCTTGACCAGAAGATCCGCGAATGTCCGGGCTGCCTCGCTACGATCGCCGACAACGATACGCGACGGGTGGAGGTTATCGTAAAGCGCCTTGCCCTCGCGCAGAAATTCCGGCGAGAAGATGATGCCGTCAAAGCCCGTCTCCTCGCGCATCCGGCTGACGAACCCGACCGGAACGGTGGATTTTATGATGATCGTGGCTTCCGGCGCGACCTCACGCACCTCAGCGATCACGGCCTCCACGCTGGAGGTATCGAATCTGTTGGATTTGGGATCGTAGTTTGTCGGTGTCGCGATCACCACGAAATCTGCGTCTCGGTAGGCGCTTCGCGCGTCCGTGGTTGCGGTCAGCTTCAGCTCCTTTTCGGACAGCCATTCGCTGATTTCCTTGTCCTCGATTGGCGACACACGGTCATTGACCATATTCGCCCGGGCCGGATTGAGGTCAACGGCAGCCACCTCGTTCTGTTGGGACAGCAGAACTGCATTCGACAATCCAACATAACCAAGACCCGCAACGGCAATTTTCATAAGCAACCTTCCAGATCAAGCAATCGCAGGCCGGTCGCTGCCGATCCGCGCAAATATTCAATACCTAGATACTAGCGACCGGCGAGGTCATGGCACCATAGCTTTTTGGCTATTATTTTAAGCAAATTGACAAAATATATCAAAATCGGTTCGGGCGACCGCAGCCGCCCAAAATCTGGAATTCTCTTTCAATGTAAGACGATAGGTCGGCAGCAGGCAGCCGGCGGGGCCTCAGGTGATCCGCCGGATGCTCTCCGCGATCTCGTCCCATTCGAAGACCCGTTTCCAGTCGTCGCGCATCAGCATCGGCTTGCCGAACTCGATTGCCTTATTGCAGGCGTCGGAGAACTGGCCCTCGCGCTCCTCAAAGATAACCGCGCCCAGAATATTCATGTGTCCCAACAGGAAGTCGCGGGCGCATTCCTTGCTGACCCCGCTGCGGGCGATGCATTCGTCCATCGCCTCACGCATCACGACAAGGAGCGAGGCGCAGACGGTTTCCGACAGCCCCGGCTCCAGCATCGCCATCTGTTTCACCGTCACCTCATAGGTACGCACGACCGGGGCGTAGATTGCGCGCGCAATGCGGTCGCCAAGCTCGTAATGCTCTCGCGGGCCTTGCATCAGCGCGTTCACCACACCCTGCTTTGCGGCGATGCCGCCAAAGTGATCGGCGCGACCTTCAGGCGTATCCTCGTCATTGAAGATTGGCGGATGACAGGGATGGGTGACGAAATAGGTGATATCTTCGCGCTCCGGAAGGTGCCCGGCGAAAGGTGCGGCGGCGTCGAGGATGACGACCATTGTGCCCGGCTCCACTGCCGGAACCACGCTTGCTGCAACCTTGCCGATCACGGTATCCGGCACGGCCAGAATGACGACCGCCGCCGCCTTCAGGGCCTCATCCTGATCAACACAGTCAAAGCCGAGCGCCTCTTTCAGCCGCGCACGACCGCCTTCGCTCACCTCAACATGGCTGACATCGAAATCGGTCCTGGCCAGATTGGTCGCCAGGCGTACGCCCATTTTCCCGCCAGCCCCGAACAGCGCGACTTTGGTCATTTCTCACCCCCAAGGTAGATATAAACGGCTTGATCAACTGGTATGATAAGATGATAATATAACCTATCTGTCAAGCAAGAAGACGGGAGGGTCAGCATGAACACCGCTCAGACGCCTTGGATCACATGGTACGGCGATGATTTCACCGGTTCCGCCGCGGTCATGGAGGTGCTGACCTTTGCGGGCATCCCATCAGTGCTGTTTTCAGACATCCCGACGCCAGAACTTTTGGCACGCTTCGCAGACAAGCCGGGCATTGGCATCGCATCGACCGCACGAAGCCATGACCCGGCCTGGATGAGGGCAAACCTCCCGTCCCCACTGGAATTCCTGCATCGGCTCGATGCACCGATCCTGCATTACAAGATTTGCTCCACCTTCGACTCTTCGCCCGAAAGCGGCTCAATCGGGCAGGCAATCGAGTTGGGCCTTCAAATTCGTCCGGCCGCAGCCGTGCCGCTGCTGACCGCCGCACCACAGATGCGGCGTTATCAGGCCTTCGGACACCTCTTTGCCGGAACGACGGAGGGGGTTTACCGGCTGGACCGTCACCCGGTCATGGCGAACCATCCCGTAACCCCGATGGCAGAGGCCGATCTGTTGCAGCATCTTGCAGCGCAGACGCGGCTGCCCGGCGGGCTGATCGATCTGGAGACGCTATGGGGTGACCCCCAATGCCAGCTGGAGGCGCTTCTGGACAGCGGCACCCGCATCATATCCCTCGACAGTATGGAGCCGGTGTCCGAGGCGGCGGCAGGCGCGCTTATCTGGGAAAATCGCGACCGGCTCGGCTTCGTGGTCGGTTCGCAGGGCGTTGAATATGCGCTTGTCCGGCATTGGCAGAAGATCGGGAAGCTAACTCGGCCCGACCCCGCTGGCAGCGCAGGCAAGGTCGACCGGATCGCCGCCGTGTCCGGGTCGGTCGCGCCCGTGACCGCCCAGCAGCTTGTTTGGGCTGGCAAGAACGGCTTTTCCCTGCTGGAATTCGACGCCAGCCTTGTCTGCGCAGACGACAGCGCCCTGAAAGCCGAAGAAGACCGGCTGACATCGGCAGCAATCGACGCCGCGAAAAGCGGCTCAAGCCCGCTGGTTCATTCTGCTGCGGGACATGACGGACCGGCGGTCGCCCGCTATCGCGCCGCGCTTGCCGCCAGCGGGATGGATAAGGAAACCGCCAATCGCCGCATCGGTGAGACGCTTGGGCGGATCCTGAACCGGGTACTTCAGCAGACAGGCATCCGGCGCGCTGTCATCTCCGGCGGGGACACATCGGGTCACGGCATGCGCCAGCTTGGGCTGTCCGCATTGGAGGCGATAGCACCGACCATACCCGGCGCGGCCCTGTGCAGAGCCTATGGCGACGGACCGAATGACGGGCTGGAGATCGCACTAAAGGGCGGACAGATGGGATCGGAGGATTTCTTCGGCTGGATCCGCGACGGTGGCGGGCCGCGATAACCGTCAGTCAGCCCTGCGTCTCGAACGAGGCGCGTGAGCGTTCAAGGTGCCGCCGCATCTCCTCGCCTGCAGCATCGGGGTCACGGGCCTCGATATGATCGACGATCTTGGCATGTTCCCTCAGGGTCACCTCCTCGCTGCCCAAGCGGTGCAGCAGGGCCACATGATACTCGAACAACCAGCCCAGCATGGCCTCCGAAACCGAAAGGATGATCGGATTGTCTCTGAGCGACGCGATCTTGCGATGAAACGCCATATCGGCGGAGATGAAAGACGTCGCATCTCCGCTGTCGAGTTCCGCCCGTTGCCGCGCCACCAGATCGCGCAGTTCGGCAATGTCATCGACAGAGGCTTTCGCGGCAGCAATGCGCACCATACCAACCTCGAACAACTGGCGGGCCTGTTTGAGGTGATCGAGATTTCCCGGCGCAAGTCCGAGAACCAGCCGCGCCAGCCCATCCGTGTGGTTCAGCACCGTGGCCGGGTTGATCTCATTCACACGCGACCTCTCGCCATGGCTGATCGTGATCAGCCCGCTATTGTGCAATGACTGCAGCGCCTCTCGCACAGCCGGTCGACCGACCCCAAATCGCGCCATCAGCGCACGTTCGGACGGCATGGCATCGCCGGGTTTCAGTTCCTGGGTGCGGATCATGTCATGCAGCCGCTCCAACACCTGATCCGACAGCTTTCGCCTGACGATCCTGTCATCGTCTGACCCGTGGCTGGATACCATTGGTGAAACTCGCCTCCATACTGGTATCATCACATGATCACATTGCTCATCGGTTGTTCAAGCGCAATCCACAACGGCATCCAAAGCGGGTCATGTTGTCCACGCCCACAATGAGCAGTACATATCAGAAGGCGTATTTCAGAGGGTTTTTCGATGAGCGATGATTTCATCCGCGTGACCTACCGCATCGAATGCGCGGGTGATCCCGCGGCAATGGCGGCAAAAATCGCGTCAGACCAGTCCACCGGCACCTTTACGGAACTGCCCGGAGAAACCGAAGATGTCCGCCACCGCTGTGCCGCGAGGGTCGAGGATGTCCGCACCCTGCCCCCGGTCGAGCGCCCCTCCTTCCCGCAGACGGACGGCGTCGGCCCGTTCAACCGCACCGACGCCGTCATCGCCTACCCGCTGGACGCGGTCGGCACCGACTTCGCGGCGCTGATGACAATCACAGTCGGCGGCGTCTATTCGGCGCGCGGCCTCAGCGGCATCAGGGTGATGGATTTCGACCTGCCGCCCGTCTACGCCGAACATCCCGGTCCGCAATTCGGCATCGACGGTTCCCGCAGGCTGACCGGCGTGACCGAGGGACCGATCATCGCCTCCATCATCAAGCCCTCGCTGGGACTGACGCCGGAGGAAACCGCCAAGGTCATCGCAGAGCTTTGCGCCGCCGGGGTCGATTTCATCAAGGACGATGAAAAACTGATGAGCCCGGCCTATTCGCCGCTCTCGGCCCGGATCGACGCAATCATGCCGGTCATCCGCGACCACGAGCAGCGGACCGGCAAGCGGGTGATGTATGCGTTCGGCATCTCCTCCGCCGATCCCGACACGATGATGCGCAATCACGATATGGTGGTTGAGGCAGGCGGCAATGCGGCGGTCATCAATATCAACTCCATCGGCTATGGCGGGATGAGTTTCCTGCGCAAACGCTCGGCGCTTTGCCTTCACGCGCATCGCAATGGCTGGGACATCCTGACCCGGCATCCCGGGCTGGGGATGGAGTTTCGCGCCTATCAGAAAATCTGGCGATTGCTGGGCGTTGACCAGTTTCAGATCAATGGCATCCGCGCGAAATACTGGGAACCGGATGAGAGCTTCGTGCGCAGCTTTCAGGACTGTATGACCCCGATCTTTTCCGACGCTGACAGGCCCTTACCAGTGGTCTGCTCTGGTCAATGGGGCGGGCAGGCCGTCGACACCTATGCGTACACAGGGCGTACACTGGACCTGATGTATCTGGCAGGCGGCGGCATTCATGGCCACCCGATGGGTCCCGCCGCCGGGGTCCGGGCGATCCGACAGGCATGGGACGCGGCAGCAGCAGGTGAAACGCTGGACGATGCCGCCCGCACCCATCCGGAGCTTGCCGCGTCATTGGCGAAGTTCGGCGGCAAGAAAAACGCGCCGCCTGCCGCTCGTCTGGCAAGAGGCGGCGCGAAAGATCAGCCGTGCTGCGCCGTCACGGTCTTGAGGCGTGAGAACCCATAAAGCGCCTCGAACCCTTTTTCGCGGCCATGACCGGACTTGCCGACCCCGCCGAAGGGCAGTTCGACCCCGCCACCGGCGCCGTAATTATTGATAAAGACCTGCCCGACATTCAGCTTGCGCGCCATGCGCATCTGCCGCCCGCCGTCGCGGGTCCAGACACCCGCCACCAGCCCATATTCGGTGCCATTCGCGATGCGGATCGCGTCGGCCTCGTCCTCAAACGGGATCATCACCTGAACCGGGCCGAAGATCTCCTCCTGCGCCAGACGATGATCGGGGGAGACATCGGCGAACAGAACCGGCGCGACATAGTTGCCACCGGCTGGCGCATCATCCCGGATCTTGCCCTCTGCCGCGACCGTCAGGTCCTGCTTCCCGAGTTCGATAAATTTGGACACGATGTCTTTCTGCTTCTTCGACACCAAGGGACCGAGGTCGCAGTTATCCGGCGCAGGACCGACAACGAGGCCGCCATAGACCTCCGCCATGCGGCGGCGCACCTCTTCATAGATGCCACGCTGCACGAGAACCCGCGACGCAGCCGAGCAAGTCTGCCCTGCCGCCTGCATACAGGCCCCGACCAGCGTCGGCAGCGCCGCGTCAAGGTCGACATCGTCAAACACGATATGCGGCGATTTGCCGCCAAGCTCCAGCGTCACCGGAACCACGTTCTTCGCTGCCGCTTCCTGAATGTGGCGTCCTGTCGCGACCGACCCGGTGAAGGAGACATGATGGACATCGGGATGGGTCGAAAGCGCGGCACCGACCTCTGCCCCGTAGCCGGTCACCACGTTGAGCGCCCCTGCGGGAAGCCCCGCCTCCGCCGCAATCGCCGCAAAGGCCAGCGAGGAAAGCGACGCATCCTCCGCCGGTTTCAGCACGCAGGCATTGCCCATAGCCAAAGCCGCACCGATCGAACGGCCCAGTATCTGCATCGGGTAGTTCCACGGAATGATATGCCCGGTCACGCCATGCGGCTCGCGCAGCGTGTAGACGGTAAAGCCTTCCTGATACGGGATCGTGGTGCCATGCACCTTGTCCGCCGCACCGCCATAGAACTCCAGATAGCGGGCGAGGTTGACCGCATCGGCCTGTGCCTGCTTCATCGGCTTGCCGACATCGGTTGATTCCAGATAGGCGAGTTCTTCGGCGCGGCTCAGCACCATCTGCGCCATACGCGCCAGCAGCCGCCCCCGCTCAACCGCCGGGGTGCGTCCCCATTCGCCCTCCATCGCGGCTTCGGCGGCAACAACGGCAGCGTCCACATCGGCGGCACTGCCCTGCCCGATCTCTCCGATCACCTCGCCGGTGGAGGGGTTTTCGACCGGGATCGTGTCCGCATGGCCGGGCTTTCGCCACTGCCCGCCGATATAAATCATCGTCGGATCGAACCAGAGCGAATTTGCGATTTTCATATCATCCTCCTGGGATTGAAGCCGTCGCAGATTGACCGGCAGGCCAGCGCCTGATCACGGTGTTTTCCCCGGCAGCAATACGGCATTCCACAATTGCCCGGCAGTATCTACCGCTGCCGCGCGCGGCGCAAGAAGCACTGGAAAAGGCGGCAGGGGCGCTCAGGAATGTCGTTGACAAGCCGTGATGGGATTGTCAGGAATTTTATACCGCGTCGGTTGTCATGTATTCGCAATCAGATGCGAGGGGGCGGGACTGGAACCCTTCATCCCGCTCATTTCTGGGAGGAAATCATATGAAATTCGTTGCTTTTTGCACCGCCGCCCTGACAACCGCGACCAGCGTCGTCGCAGTTCAGGCAGCGGAATGGAACTTTGCCCTTACGCCGCCGCTAGAGTCACATTATGGCGCTGCCGCAACCACCTTCGCCGAACAGATGGCCGAGCTTTCGGGCGGCGACATCACCGTCAATGTCAAGGCTGGCGGGGTACTTGGCGGCGAGCGGGAGATGCTGGAGGGGATGCAGATCGGCACCATCGAGCTGGGCATCAGCTCCACCGGGCCAATCGGGAACTTCATACCGGAAACTTATGCGCTCGACTTCCCGTTCCTGTTCGACAGCTATGAAAGCGCGCGCGCCGTGCTGGATGGTGAGATCGGTCAGGAACTGCTCGACAAGTTCAGCGATGTCGGCCTCGTCGGGTTGGCGTGGGGTGAAAACGGGTTCCGCAACATCACCAGTTCACGCGGCCCGATCAGTTCGCCCGCTGATGTCGAAGGGCTGAAAATCCGCACGATGGAGAACGAGGTGCATCTGGACGCCTTCTCCGAAATGGGTGCCGCGCCGACCCCGATGAGCTGGACCGAAGTCATCACCTCGCTCCAGCAGGGCACGATTGACGCGCAGGAAAACCCGATCCCGATCATCGTGGCGAATAATCTCTGGGAGGTGCAGCCCTATGCCAGCATGACCCAGCATGTCTACTCGCCCGCCGTGATCGTGATGTCGCAGATAACCTGGGACGGACTGAGCGAAGAGCAGCAGGGCTGGGTGCGCGAGGCCGCGAAGGCCGCAGCCGCAGCCGACCGCGCCGTCGTCGATCAGAACGAGGCCGACGGCGTCGCCATGATGCGCGAAAACGGCATGGAAGTGGTCGAGGACGTCGACAAGGAAGCCTTCGCCGCAGCCGTTCAGCCGACCTATGACAAGCTCGCCGAAGAATATGGCGTTGCCGATCTTGTGGACCGCATCCGCGCGGCGCAAGAGTAATCCTGACATGCGGGCGTCGTGACGGCGTCCGCATTCTTCACCTCCGTCAAAGAGGTTCTCATGGCCGGACCCGTTCAGAAAGCCGCCGAGCGGCTGATTTCATTGACCCATAATCTCGCGGCGCTGCTGCTCGCCTTCGCGTCGTTTCTGGTCGTCTATCAGGTGTTCACCCGCTTCGTGATCGGCCATTCCGCCGGCTGGTCAGAGGTCGCGGCACGCGGCACGGTGATCTGGATGGTGTTCATGGCCGCAGGTGTCGGGTTCCGCATCGGCGCGATGATCTCTCTGGAGTTCATCCGCGGCGTATTGCCGCCGGGGCCGCGCAATATCCTGATGTGGGTCGTGACCGGGCTGACGCTGTTGTTCCTCGGCATTCTCGCCTGGTACGGGCTGCAAATGACCCTGCGGGTGCAGAACCAGCGGATTGCAATGCTCGGCGTCTCGATGAGCTGGTTTTATGCCGCTATCCCCATTGGCTGCCTGCTGGCGATCCCCGGCGTTCTGCTGGCGCATTTCGCGCCGGTCAAGCGCAATGAGGAGGAGATTATCGAATGAACGCCGCACTCGCCGTTTCGCTTATCGTCCTTTTCATCATCTCCGTCCCGGTTGCGGTTGCCATCGGTCTGGCCTCCGTTTTCGGGATCACCTTCTTTTCCAATCTCCCGCTGCTGGTGGTGCCGCAGAAAATCTTCACCAGCCTCGACAGTTTTCCGCTGCTGGCGGTGCCGTTCTTCATCCTCGCTGGCAATCTGATGAGTCACGGCGGCGTGTCGCGCCGGCTGGTCGACTTCGCAAAGTCCATCGTCGGCGGAATGCAGGGTGGGCTGGCCAGCACCTGTATCGTGACCTGCATGATCTTCGCCGCCATCTCAGGCTCATCGGTCGCAACCACCTTCGCCATCGGCTCCATCCTGATCCCGGCAATGGTCAAACACGGCTACCCGACGCCAATGGCCGCGACGATTCAGGCATCCTCCGCCGAGCTGGGCGTGATTATTCCGCCCTCCGTTCCGATGATCATCTATGCGGTTTCAACCGAAACCTCGGTCTCGCGGCTGTTCATGGCCGGGATCGGGCCGGGCATCCTGATTGCCGGGATGCTGATCCTGATGGTGCAGATCTGGTGCCGCGTGAAGGGCTACGGCAAGAATGACGGCGATGAGAGCCTGTCGATCCTGAGCAGTACCTACAAGGCGTTCTGGGCGCTCATGCTGCCGATCATCATCCTTGGCGGCATCTATGGCGGCGTGTTCACCCCGACTGAG
The genomic region above belongs to Paracoccus sp. SCSIO 75233 and contains:
- a CDS encoding TRAP transporter small permease yields the protein MAGPVQKAAERLISLTHNLAALLLAFASFLVVYQVFTRFVIGHSAGWSEVAARGTVIWMVFMAAGVGFRIGAMISLEFIRGVLPPGPRNILMWVVTGLTLLFLGILAWYGLQMTLRVQNQRIAMLGVSMSWFYAAIPIGCLLAIPGVLLAHFAPVKRNEEEIIE
- a CDS encoding TRAP transporter large permease; protein product: MNAALAVSLIVLFIISVPVAVAIGLASVFGITFFSNLPLLVVPQKIFTSLDSFPLLAVPFFILAGNLMSHGGVSRRLVDFAKSIVGGMQGGLASTCIVTCMIFAAISGSSVATTFAIGSILIPAMVKHGYPTPMAATIQASSAELGVIIPPSVPMIIYAVSTETSVSRLFMAGIGPGILIAGMLILMVQIWCRVKGYGKNDGDESLSILSSTYKAFWALMLPIIILGGIYGGVFTPTEAAAVAVAYALFVGLFIYKELTFSGLPEIFRTAVVNTGAIMLIIGTAGLLSFLISLSGLPQVIGGWAEGNFSSQWSFLLFINLLLFFVGMFVETSAAILVLGPILAPVAINYGVDPVHFGIVMIVNLAMGMITPPLGVNLFAASAVAGIPVQRMFKTLLMPLGTVIIALLLITYVPQISLFLTRSM